A region from the Oncorhynchus clarkii lewisi isolate Uvic-CL-2024 chromosome 8, UVic_Ocla_1.0, whole genome shotgun sequence genome encodes:
- the LOC139415059 gene encoding probable G-protein coupled receptor 63 yields MVYSTVVPPVEAGESNNASLCCLVMRLLNLSDHLLQGQPDMEDMSMQNSSNGISWSPLDLVTVTPTSEAQDSVQGVSLPLQVFFCMAMVSILLVAFLGNVVVVLMVYQRAAMRSAINILLASLAFADMMLAVLNMPFALVTVVTTRWIFGDVFCRVSAMFFWLFVIEGMAILLIISIDRFLIIVQKQDKLSPHRAKVFIVITWTLSFCFSFPLATGHPSLQIPSRAPQCVFGYTSEPGYLAYVLLLMMAFFFIPFMVMLYTFMGILNTIRHNAVRIHSHPDSICLSQASKLGLMSLQRPFQMNIDMSFKTRAFTTILILFSVFTMCWAPFTAYSLVSTFSSPFYHKDNFFEVSTWLLWLCYLKSALNPLIYYWRIKKFRDACLDLMPKYFKFLPQLPGHTKRRIRPSAVYVCGEHRSVV; encoded by the coding sequence ATGGTTTACTCCACTGTCGTTCCCCCTGTGGAGGCAGGGGAGTCCAACAACGCCAGCCTCTGCTGCCTCGTCATGAGGCTGCTGAACCTCTCTGACCACCTCCTCCAGGGCCAGCCTGACATGGAAGACATGTCCATGCAAAACAGCTCCAATGGCATCTCCTGGTCACCTCTGGACCTGGTCACAGTCACGCCAACATCTGAGGCCCAGGATAGTGTGCAGGGCGTCAGCCTGCCCCTCCAGGTGTTCTTCTGCATGGCCATGGTCTCCATCCTGCTGGTGGCCTTCCTGGGGAACGTGGTGGTGGTTCTGATGGTCTACCAGCGCGCTGCCATGCGATCCGCCATCAACATCCTATTGGCCAGCCTGGCCTTCGCAGACATGATGCTAGCTGTCCTCAACATGCCCTTCGCCCTGGTTACTGTGGTGACCACACGCTGGATTTTTGGGGATGTTTTCTGCCGAGTGTCGGCAATGTTCTTCTGGCTCTTTGTCATAGAGGGCATGGCTATCCTGCTTATAATAAGCATAGATCGGTTCCTGATCATAGTCCAGAAACAGGACAAGTTGAGTCCCCACAGAGCCAAAGTGTTCATAGTCATCACTTGgactctctccttctgtttctctttccCACTAGCCACAGGTCACCCTTCTCTCCAGATCCCCTCTAGAGCTCCACAGTGTGTTTTTGGCTACACCAGCGAGCCGGGGTACCTCGCCTACGTATTGCTCCTCATGATGGCCTTCTTCTTCATCCCCTTCATGGTCATGTTGTACACTTTCATGGGGATCCTGAACACCATCCGGCACAACGCTGTGCGCATccacagccacccggacagcatCTGCCTTAGTCAGGCCAGCAAGCTGGGCCTCATGAGCCTGCAGAGGCCCTTCCAGATGAACATAGACATGAGCTTCAAGACACGTGCCTTCACCACCATACTCATCCTCTTCTCGGTGTTCACCATGTGCTGGGCGCCCTTCACCGCCTACAGCCTGGTTTCCACCTTCAGCAGCCCCTTCTACCACAAGGACAACTTCTTTGAAGTCAGCACCTGGCTCCTTTGGTTGTGCTACCTCAAGTCGGCCCTCAACCCTCTCATTTACTACTGGCGGATCAAGAAGTTCCGCGATGCCTGCCTTGACCTGATGCCCAAGTACTTCAAGTTTCTCCCTCAGCTGCCCGGCCACACGAAGCGGCGTATCCGACCCAGCGCTGTGTACGTGTGTGGGGAGCATCGCTCTGTGGTCTGA